The Streptomyces tubercidicus DNA segment TCGGCGGCAGCCCCACCGGCCCGTGGGGCGAGGTGCCGTGCGCGCTGGTCAGCTGGTAGGTGCAGAACGGAACGAGTGCCAGGGTGTCCCCGCCGGCCGCATTGGCCGCGTTGATCGCGTTCACCAGCGAGGACTCGCTGCACAGCACCGGGATCTGCGCGTGCGCCTTGGTCGGGGCCGCGGCCATTGCCACGGTCAGTCCCAGGGTCAGCGCACAGATCCCGAGGAGGGATCGCAACGTACGGACAGTTCGCATGACGCCCCCAGAAGAGGTGACGTGAGCTACCGCACCAGCCGGTGGCCGGGATCGGGCACCGGGTGGTGAATGCACTTCCTCAAGCGTGGGAGGGCGCCTGCCGCGGATGCCAGGGGCTGCATCGCTGCCTGCACTCTCAATCGGACACAAAGGCAGGCCAGTTGACACTCCCCCGAGAGGAATGGGCAGCCCACCGGATTGGAATGTGACCAGTTATCCATTGGGGTGAGCGCGCCTGCAAGAACCCTGACACCCCCCTCACCCGATTGGCAGAGCGCACATCGGCGGCACGCAAAACACCGGCGCGACCGGTCGGCTCCCGGGTCCGCTCCTGATGCGCCGAGCGCGGCGGCCACGCACCGGTCCTCAGATGGAACTCGGCCAACTGCCGCTGAACGACCCGTTCTTGATCGGCTCCAGCGCTACGGTGAGCGGATGACCACTACCTGGAACGCCACCGACGCCGGGGTCCTCAGGCTTCCTTCCGGCCGCCTGATCCGGGGCCGGGGGCTTCGGCGACCGCTGCCGGCCGGTCCGGCGCCGGCCTTCGCCGTCTATCTCCTCGGCAAGCAGCCGCCCGAGGTCCCCTGGGAGTCCCGGTGGCTGCGCTGGCCCGACTTCCGGCTGCCCAGCAGCCATACCGAGGCCCGGACCGTATTGCGTACGGCATGGGCGCGGGCCGACGCCGACCGCGTCGAGATCGCCTGCGCCGGTGGCCGGGGCCGGACCGGGACGGCGCTGGCCTGTCTCGCTGTCCTGGACGGCGTACCGGCCGCCGAGGCAGTGGACTTCGTACGCCGCAACTACGACCCCCGGGCCGTCGAAACCCCCTGGCAGAAGCGCTACGTCCGCCGCTTCGCCGACTGACGGCGGACTTCACCGGCGGACGGCGACCGGCCCGTCCCACCCCGCCCCGCCTCGCCCGCTCTCAGCGGCCGAGGCGCCCCCGGACCATGCCGACCATCGCGCGGAGTTCCGCCACCCGCATCCAGTGCGCGAGCAGCACGAAGACGCCGAGCAGCACGCTCCCGCCGGCCAGCAGCGTGACGAGTGAACCCAGGGCGTCGCTGCCGACGGCCTGGGTGACCGCGTAGGCCACGCCGCCGCCGGCGAGTGCCGCGGGGAGCGCCGCCGCAACGAGCCGGGCGTAGGTACGCAGGACGCGTGAGCCGTCCAGATCGCCGCCGAGTCGCTTGCGCAGGCGGCGCCAGGCGGTTCCGACGCCGACCGCGTAGCCCAGACCGTACGAGGCGGCCATTCCGGCGACGGCCCAGCGGGGCGGGAGGAGGGCGAAACACGCCCCGGACGCGGCGGCGTTCACCGCGGCGACGATGACGGTGTTGTAGAAGGGCGTCCGGGTGTCCTCGTAGGCGTAGAAGCCGCGCAGCACCACGTATTGCACCGAGTAGGGAATGAGCCCCAGGCCGAAGGCCATGAGGACGTGGCCGATGCCCTGGGCGCCCTCGGCGCCGGAGCCGGCGTAGAGCAGCGTGGCCATCGGCACACCCAGCGCCAGGAAGGCGAACGCGCAGGGCACGATGGCGACGGCGGAGGTCCGCAGGCCGTGGGAGATGTCCTCGCGGATCGCGGTCACATCGTCGTCCTGAACCGCGCGGGACATCCGTGGCAGCACCGCGGTCATCACCGACACGGTGATGATGGCCTGCGGCATCTGCCACAGCAGGATGGCGTAGTTGTAGGCGGTGATCCCGGAGCCGGTGTACCCGGCCCGGTCGGCGAGCGAGCCGGCCTTGGTGGCCAGTTGCGTGACGACGGTCAGGCTGGCCTGGTTGGCGAGGACGAAGAGCACCGTCCATTTGGCCAGGCCCATGGCCTTGCCGAGACCGTGCCCCCGGAAGTCGAAACGCGGCCGGAGCCTGAAGCGGGCGTCGCGCAGGTACGGCAGCATCGCCAGCGCTTGTACGGCGAGGCCCAGGAGGGTGCCGAGGCCCAGCAGCCGTACGCCTTCGGGGGTGACGGTGGAGGGGCTGACGCGGGAGTCGGTGAAGCCGCCGAAGGCCCAGATGAAGCTCCCGAACGCCGCGATGATCAGGATGTTGTTGAGGACCGGGGTCCACATCATCGCGCCGAAGCGGCCCCGGGCGTTGAGGATCTGTCCGAGCACCACATGGGCGCCCATGAAGAACATGGTGGGCAGGCAGTACCGGGCGAAGGTGACGGTGACGGCCATCCGCTGCGGGTCGGCGGCGATATCCGGCGACATCAGGTGCACCAGCAGCGGAGCCGCCAGGACGCAGATGGCGGTGACACCGGCCAGCACCACCATGACCAGGGTGATCAGACGGTTGGCGTAGGCCTCGCCACCGTCGTCGTCCTTCTTCATGGCGCGGACGAGCTGCGGTACGAAGACGGCGTTCAGTGCGCCGCCGCCGACCAGGATGTAGATCATCGTGGGCAGGACATTGGCGACCTGGTACGAGTCGTTGAGGGGGCCGACGCCGATGGCCGCGGCCATCACGAGCGTGCGGAGGAATCCGGTGATGCGGGAGACGATGGTGCCCGCCGCCATGACGGCGCTGGACTTCAGCAGACCCGAGGCGCCACTCCCCGGCGCCTTCGGCTCGGGTATCGGCTCACCGGCGGTCCGGGGGACCGTGTCCTCGGGCAGGACGTGGCCCCCCTCGTCCCGACCGCCGTGCTGCTGCCCCTGCGCGTTCATGCCCGCCCCGCCTTGTCCGCCCCCGGCCCGTCAGCGGGCCCCGTCATCGCTCAACGGGACACTCTTTCACCTGTTGGCTGACGTCCCGACAGGTGGCCTGGGCAATGGCGGTGCCGGGCCTCCGGGGACCGCATGACGACGAGCGGTCCCCGGCATGCCCCGATCACTCCGGCTGCATCAGCCGAGCTGCGCTCCGGTCTTCTGGAGGGCCTCGCGCACGGGCTGGTAGTAGGTCACCCCGCCCGCGGAACACTCACCCCTGCCGCCCGAGGTCAGGCCGAGCGCGGTGTCCCCCTCGAAGAGCGAGCCGCCGCTGTCCCCGGCCTCCGCGCAGAGGGTGGCCTGGATCAGACCGTCGACCGCGCCCTCCTGGTAGTTGGCTGTCACCTCGACCGCGGTGACATCACCCTCGTGCACATGCGTGGAGCCGCCGCTGCGCCGCACCTTCTGGCCCACGATGGGATCGCCCGCCCGGGTGATGGCCTGCGTGCTGCCGTTGTAGAGATCCACCGCGCTGGGGTGCACGACGTCTTCGTCGGTGTACTTCACGATCCCGAAGTCGTCACCGGGGAAGGTCCCGGCCTCCGTCACCGCGAACTCCTCGCCCCCCTGTGTCGCGGACCAGTTCCGTACGGCGTTGGTGCAGTGCCCCGCGGTCAGGAAGTACGGCTGTCCGCCCCTGGTGACGTTGAAGCCGAGCGAGCAGCGTGCCCGGGTGCCCCAGATGGCGTCACCGCCGGCGATCAGCGGCCGGAGGGTGCCCGCCGACTGCCGGACGACGGCCCGGTCACCGAGCGCGGCGGCGACCCGCTTGAGCTGCGCCAGCTTGGTGCCCCGGACCGTGCGGTCGGCGGTGATGACGACCCTGTTGGTCCTGGGGTCCATGCCCCAGGAGGTGCCGGGGATGGTGGCCTGCTTCTTGAGGGTCGCGCGGGCGGCGTCCAGCGAGGCGAGCGAGTGCTTGACCACCCTGGCATCGGCACCGGCCGCCCGCGCCTTGGCAGCGGCGGCCTCGGTGGTCACGTTGATGATGAGTTTGTGGTGCGCGGCGTCGTAGTAGGCGCCTGCCCCGTCGGCGCCGAGGGTGGAGCTGATGCCCTTGGCGCGCTGTCCGGCGGCGCTGGCCGTCGGCGGGTCGGGGGCCTTGGCGGGGGCGGCATCGGCGGTCTGCAGAGTGAGTGTGGCGGCGGTCAGGGCCACCACCAGACCGGCACCGGTGAGGACGGTGCGGGGCGTCGGTACGCGGGTGTGCTTCAACTCGGAACCTCTGCTGGGGGTTGGACCGGGCGGGTGGGGTGTCGGGCCCGGATGCGGTTGCGTCGTTGCCTGCCCCACCGTCGAGGGGCTGCCGGCACCGCCTGCGGCCCGAGGGCGTGACATCGCGGCGCGGACGTATCTTTTCCTGGCACCGGCGCGCACCACACCTGCCCGGCCACAGGTCCGCAGGAATCACCTGTACGGCGGTGGCCCGGTGCGGGCGATCCTGCCGCGTCATGCCCGGCCGGCGCCTTCACCACATGCTGGACCGTACGAGTGAAATCGGGTCACCGCCCTATGCACGGGGCGTGCCGCGGTGGGTCAATCGTGCTATCCGCGCGACGGGCCGCCCATTCCTCCGCACGGGCAAGGACCAGTCCTTCCATCCGTTCCCGGGCGACCCACCGGCGCAGCCATCCGTCAATGGTCATTGAGTGGTGCCACGGGCCCGGGAATTCCCCCGCAGGAGGCCCTTCGTGCACCCTCTTTCCGGTCCGTCGTTCGAGTCAACCGCCATGGCGGGCAGCCCCCTTGCCGGTCAGGGGGAGGCGAAGAAACCGCCGGACGCGGACAGCGGATCCGCTGTCCCCAGACGGCTGGATTCGCTGACGGGTCTGCGCTTCGCCGCCGCGGTCGCAGTCCTCTATGCGCACTGCCGGCTGATGATCGACCCGCATCTCGCCGAGACCCTCGGGCCCGAAGTATGGCTGGGCGGAAGCTCGGTATCGCTTTTCTTCATTCTGAGCGGCTATGTGCTCACCCACTCCGCACGCCCGGACGACACCGCCCGCGCGTTCTGGCGGCGACGGGCCGCCAAAATTTTTCCCAATCACGTCCTGACGTGGTGTGTGGTGGTCATTGCCCTGGCGGGTGCCGGTACGGCGGCCGTCACCACGGGTACCGGGATCGTGGCCACTGTCGCCGACCTTTTCCTGGTGCAGACCTGGGTCCCCAGCCACATGTTCGTCTCCGCGGGAAATCCCGTTTCCTGGTCCCTCGCCGCCGAAGTGTTCTTCTACCTTCTTTTCCCCGTACTGCTGCCCTGGGTCAAGCGGCTGTCGCCCCGCGGGCTGCTGATCGGCTCGGCAACGGCGATCGCGGTCGTCTGGTCGTGGCCGGTGTTCTCCGCACTCGTGGTCAACCCTGAGGGCGCCTTCTTCCCCGATTACTGGTTTCTGTACATGCTGCCGGTCACCCGGCTTCCCGAATTCATCCTCGGCATGATGGCGGCGCGTATCGCCTCGTCGGGCCTCCGGATTCCGCGGATAGGAGTGATTCCGGCCGCGCTGGGAGTCATCAGTGCGGTCGTCATGAACCCCGAGTTTCTGCCGCAGCGCTTTCTGTACGCGGCGTCGACCGTGGCCCCGCTCGTCGTACTGGTCTATGCGACCGCCGAGCTGGATCTGCGCGACCGGAAATCGCTGCTGCGCACCCGGCCTTTGGTGTTCCTCGGTGAAATCTCGTATGCCGTGTATCTCGTCCATCTCCTGCTGCTGGGGCTGCTGTACCTGGCGCTGAGGAACCACGGCTGGAGCAATCTCGGTGTAGTGCTGGTCGGCCTTCCCGTCGTACTGCTGGCCTCATGGCTTATGCACGCAGGGGTGGAGCGCCCCTGCGTGCGCCGCTTCTCCACACCGCGAGCCCGTGCCCGCACCCGTACGGGAGCTGCCTCATGAGCGCCGGACGGTGCCCTGGCCGGCCGCCGCTCCCCCGTCCGGCCTTCCCGCCGCGGTGCGCGTTCGGGCCGACGCACCGGCAGCCGGCCGCCCGCGCCGACCGGCCCGTCCGGCTGGGTCCGCGGACCGTACTGCCGAGGAATACCAACCTCGTCTATCGCGCCCACCGTCAACACCGACGGCCACGCCCACGCCACCAGGACCACAGCTGAAAGGGGCTCCCCGTGACGAACAAGCGAAGCGAGCAGATCGCCGCCCACAGACCCCGCTACCAGGACGAACTGGCGTATGGGCTGGAGCGGTTCTTCGATCCGGAGCGCGCCACCTGCCCCTGGTGCGCCTCCGCCCGTCTGAGCCGGCGGCTGCGCACCACCAACCATCCCCAGCGCAAACCGGGGAACTTCGTCCTCGACCAGTGCCGCAACTGCGGGCATGTCTTCCAGAACCCCCGGCTGAGCGCGGACGGGCTGGATTTCTACTACCGCGACTGCTACGACGGCCTGGGCGAGGCCACGATGGCGCGGATGGCCGCCTCGCCGCTGGCGGTCAAGCTCTACCGGGCCCGCGCACGAGCGCAGCTCCCGTTCGGCCGCCCCGCACGCTGGCTGGACGTGGGTACCGGCCACGGCCACTTCTGCGCCGAGGCCCAGCGCATCCACCCGCGTACCGAATTCCACGGTCTCGATTGGGGCGAGGGCGTCGAGATCGGCGTACGCAACGGCCGCATCGCCCGCGCCTACCGGGGGTCCTTCGCCGGGCTGGCGGGCCAACTCACGTCCCAGTACGACGTGGTGAGCATGTACCACTACCTGGAACACACGCTGGCGCCGCGGCAGGAGCTGGCCGCCGCGCATACGGCGCTGCGGCGCGGCGGGCACCTGCTGATCGAAGTGCCCGACCCGCAGTCCGCCGCTGCCCGGTTGCTCGGCCGCTGGTGGGGACCGTGGCTCCAGCCACAGCACCTGCACCTCATCCCGCTGGACAACCTCTGCGGGGCACTGGCCGAGCAGGGTTTCACCGTCGTGGCCACCAACCGGCGGGAGCCGCATATCCCCACCGATCTGACCTCCGCCGCGGTGAATGTGCTCAACTCCGTGCTGCCGGGCGAGGATCTGCCCTGGCTGCCCAGGAAACCGGGCCCGGTCAGCCGCTTGGTCCGCGGGCTTTCACTGCTGGCCGCCGCGCCCGCCCTGCTCGTCCTCTTCGGGATCGACATCCTGCTGGCACCTCTCACCCGGCGCACGCCGCTCTCCAACGCCTACCGGGTGATCGCCCGCCGGGACTGACCGCCGCCGTCTGCACAACCGTGCAGAAAATCAAGCGCTTTCGGCGCTACGGGGCCACGGCGGGCTAGCCCACCCGGGTGAAGCGGTACGCGGTCCGGAATCGCCGGAACTCAGGGAACGGAACACTGCCGACTATGCACATCCTCATCGCTACCGCAGGTTCACACGGGGACGTGGCCCCCTACACCGGGCTCGGTGCCCGGCTGCGGCAAGCCGGGCACCGGGTGGTGGTGGCCACCCATGCGCGCTCGACCGAGGCGGTCCGCCGCAGCGGCCTCGGCTTCCGCCCGCTTCCGCTCGACCGGTACGCCGCCACCGGAGCGGGTTCCCCCCAGGGGCACGCGGCAGGGAAGAGCGGCTCCGGGGCCGACCTCTCCAAGGTCGAACAGATAAAGCTGGCAAGGGAATTGGCGCCGGAGATGGCCGATGCGGTGGCGGACGCGTGTGCGTCGGGGGCCGAAGTCGTGCTGCTGTCGAGCAGTTTGGCGCCCCTGGGGCTCGTGGCGGCGGAGGGTCTGGGACTGCCGAGCCTCGGCGTCTTCCTGCAACCCCTCGCCCCCACCCGGGAGTTCCCGCCGGTCATCTTTGACATGCCGTCGATGGGACCGTTCACCAACCGGGCCGCGGCACGCTGCGCCGAGTCCTTGCTGACCCGGGCCTTCGCCCCTGGCGTGCGCCATCTGCAGCGCCGGCTGGGCGTGCCGCCGGCCGCCCTCGAACGGCGGCGCGCCACCTGGCCCGTCCAGCACGGTTTCAGCCCGGTGGTGGTTCCCCGGCCGGCCGACTGGCGGCCGGGGATGGAGGTGGCGGGCTACTGGTGGCCGTCGGAGGACCGTGACTGGACGCCGGAGCCCCTGCTCGCGGACTTTCTGTCCGCCGGCCCGCCACCGGTGTATGTGGGCTTCGGCAGTATGCGGCCCGCCGATCCGGAGCAGCTGGGGCGTCTGGTGGCCCGCGCCCTGAAGCTCGCCGGGGTACGCGGTGTCGTCCAGGCGAGCTGGGCCGGTCTGTCGGTGGCCGGGGACGAGGTGCTGACCGTGGGCGAGGTGCCGCACGCCTGGCTGTTTCCGCGGATGGCGGCCGTCGTCCATCACGCGGGGGCCGGCACCACGGCGGCCGGTCTGCGCGCGGGGGTACCGGCGGTCCCGGTGCCGATGATGCTGGACCAGCCGTTCTGGGCGTCGCGTCTCACGGCACTCAGGGTCAGCCCGGGAAGGGTGCCGTTCCGGCGGCTGTCCGCGGAGAACCTGGCGGAAGCGGTACGGAAGGCCGTACACGACCCGCGCTACCGCCATCGCGCCCGCCAGGTCTCGTCGTTGATCGGCGCCGAGGACGGCGCCGGACGGGTCCTGACGGCCGTGGAGCGGCTGGCGGGGCGGTGAGGGCCGGGACCGGCTCTCCTGGACGGGCAGCTGAACGCTCGCCGCGCTGTGGGCTCCGGGGGACCACGAACGGTCGAGGCACGGGCAGTTGACGACTGCCCGACGCTTCCGACACGCCGCGTCCCTCCCGCCGTCGCCAGGTGCGCCACCGCCCGCGGTGGCCTCGGGCGGCGCATCGTACGCTTCGCGGGAGCCAATCCCGATACGGAGAGCAGGGGGGAACCAGGAAGTGCGGGGTTGCCGCTGTGCGCTGCGGCCTGCTGGGACCACGCGGAGACGGTGCACGCACTGCTCGCACACGGCGCGGACCCCAACCTGAGGGAGGACGACGGCACTTCCTTCACTCCCCTGATGTGGGCGGCCGCCAATGGCCATCACCGAACCGCCCGGCTCCTGCTGGAAGGGCGGGCCGATCCGGACGCGGGCCACGGCGGCCGGACCCCGCTGATGGCGGCGGCCGAGCGGGGGTCGATAGCCGTCGTGCGTGCCTTGTTGCGCCACGGCGCCGCCCCGCGGCTCACCGACGCACAGGGCCGGACGGCGTGCGATATGGCCCGTGAGTTGAGCGGCAAGGACGTCGAGGGGGAGCTGCGCCGGAAGGCGGGCGCGTCCCCGGACGCCCCGGGCGAGATCCTCCGCAGCCCCCGCCCCGAGGGCACGGAGCTGGTCCAGCTCCTGATCCGCGCACCGGGCGGAATCCATACGGCCGAGTACCAGCAGGAAACCGGGCACGCCGCGATCGTGGCACTCCTGGAGGAGAACGCGCCGGATTGAGCCCGGCCGGTACGGGGGCGCATGAAGGTGTATGTCACGCCCCGGGTGAGGTTTTCGGGATCGGCCCGCATTCTGCGATTTCCCGCACACCAACCACATTAATAAGACTTCTGCTTTTTCTGAGCTTCTGTCTGCATTGCGTAAAACCATGGGTATTGGCGGGATAGCGAGGGCGTCACGGGTGCATGGTCATTCCTGCCCGGCCATCGGCGGGGCAGCCACCATCACGGCAATGCAGAAAGGCATGATCCGCAATGATTGACGGGTTCAAGCGCGCCCTCGCTCTCGGCGCCGCCACCGTGGCCCTCGCCGGAGGCGCGGTCTTCACCTCGGTGGGGATCGCCTCGGCCACGCCCACGCACCACGGGGACCACTCCCCCACGCAGCACGTCGACCGGGGCCGCTGTCACATGGTTCACGGACACTGGGTCCGTGTCTGGCACCCGGCCTGGCGCGACCGGCACGGCCACCGCCACCCGGGCCACTGGACCCGGATCTGGCACCGC contains these protein-coding regions:
- a CDS encoding protein-tyrosine phosphatase family protein is translated as MTTTWNATDAGVLRLPSGRLIRGRGLRRPLPAGPAPAFAVYLLGKQPPEVPWESRWLRWPDFRLPSSHTEARTVLRTAWARADADRVEIACAGGRGRTGTALACLAVLDGVPAAEAVDFVRRNYDPRAVETPWQKRYVRRFAD
- the murJ gene encoding murein biosynthesis integral membrane protein MurJ; protein product: MNAQGQQHGGRDEGGHVLPEDTVPRTAGEPIPEPKAPGSGASGLLKSSAVMAAGTIVSRITGFLRTLVMAAAIGVGPLNDSYQVANVLPTMIYILVGGGALNAVFVPQLVRAMKKDDDGGEAYANRLITLVMVVLAGVTAICVLAAPLLVHLMSPDIAADPQRMAVTVTFARYCLPTMFFMGAHVVLGQILNARGRFGAMMWTPVLNNILIIAAFGSFIWAFGGFTDSRVSPSTVTPEGVRLLGLGTLLGLAVQALAMLPYLRDARFRLRPRFDFRGHGLGKAMGLAKWTVLFVLANQASLTVVTQLATKAGSLADRAGYTGSGITAYNYAILLWQMPQAIITVSVMTAVLPRMSRAVQDDDVTAIREDISHGLRTSAVAIVPCAFAFLALGVPMATLLYAGSGAEGAQGIGHVLMAFGLGLIPYSVQYVVLRGFYAYEDTRTPFYNTVIVAAVNAAASGACFALLPPRWAVAGMAASYGLGYAVGVGTAWRRLRKRLGGDLDGSRVLRTYARLVAAALPAALAGGGVAYAVTQAVGSDALGSLVTLLAGGSVLLGVFVLLAHWMRVAELRAMVGMVRGRLGR
- a CDS encoding S1 family peptidase codes for the protein MKHTRVPTPRTVLTGAGLVVALTAATLTLQTADAAPAKAPDPPTASAAGQRAKGISSTLGADGAGAYYDAAHHKLIINVTTEAAAAKARAAGADARVVKHSLASLDAARATLKKQATIPGTSWGMDPRTNRVVITADRTVRGTKLAQLKRVAAALGDRAVVRQSAGTLRPLIAGGDAIWGTRARCSLGFNVTRGGQPYFLTAGHCTNAVRNWSATQGGEEFAVTEAGTFPGDDFGIVKYTDEDVVHPSAVDLYNGSTQAITRAGDPIVGQKVRRSGGSTHVHEGDVTAVEVTANYQEGAVDGLIQATLCAEAGDSGGSLFEGDTALGLTSGGRGECSAGGVTYYQPVREALQKTGAQLG
- a CDS encoding acyltransferase family protein; translation: MHPLSGPSFESTAMAGSPLAGQGEAKKPPDADSGSAVPRRLDSLTGLRFAAAVAVLYAHCRLMIDPHLAETLGPEVWLGGSSVSLFFILSGYVLTHSARPDDTARAFWRRRAAKIFPNHVLTWCVVVIALAGAGTAAVTTGTGIVATVADLFLVQTWVPSHMFVSAGNPVSWSLAAEVFFYLLFPVLLPWVKRLSPRGLLIGSATAIAVVWSWPVFSALVVNPEGAFFPDYWFLYMLPVTRLPEFILGMMAARIASSGLRIPRIGVIPAALGVISAVVMNPEFLPQRFLYAASTVAPLVVLVYATAELDLRDRKSLLRTRPLVFLGEISYAVYLVHLLLLGLLYLALRNHGWSNLGVVLVGLPVVLLASWLMHAGVERPCVRRFSTPRARARTRTGAAS
- a CDS encoding class I SAM-dependent methyltransferase, whose amino-acid sequence is MTNKRSEQIAAHRPRYQDELAYGLERFFDPERATCPWCASARLSRRLRTTNHPQRKPGNFVLDQCRNCGHVFQNPRLSADGLDFYYRDCYDGLGEATMARMAASPLAVKLYRARARAQLPFGRPARWLDVGTGHGHFCAEAQRIHPRTEFHGLDWGEGVEIGVRNGRIARAYRGSFAGLAGQLTSQYDVVSMYHYLEHTLAPRQELAAAHTALRRGGHLLIEVPDPQSAAARLLGRWWGPWLQPQHLHLIPLDNLCGALAEQGFTVVATNRREPHIPTDLTSAAVNVLNSVLPGEDLPWLPRKPGPVSRLVRGLSLLAAAPALLVLFGIDILLAPLTRRTPLSNAYRVIARRD
- a CDS encoding glycosyltransferase; protein product: MHILIATAGSHGDVAPYTGLGARLRQAGHRVVVATHARSTEAVRRSGLGFRPLPLDRYAATGAGSPQGHAAGKSGSGADLSKVEQIKLARELAPEMADAVADACASGAEVVLLSSSLAPLGLVAAEGLGLPSLGVFLQPLAPTREFPPVIFDMPSMGPFTNRAAARCAESLLTRAFAPGVRHLQRRLGVPPAALERRRATWPVQHGFSPVVVPRPADWRPGMEVAGYWWPSEDRDWTPEPLLADFLSAGPPPVYVGFGSMRPADPEQLGRLVARALKLAGVRGVVQASWAGLSVAGDEVLTVGEVPHAWLFPRMAAVVHHAGAGTTAAGLRAGVPAVPVPMMLDQPFWASRLTALRVSPGRVPFRRLSAENLAEAVRKAVHDPRYRHRARQVSSLIGAEDGAGRVLTAVERLAGR
- a CDS encoding ankyrin repeat domain-containing protein encodes the protein MGSGGPRTVEARAVDDCPTLPTRRVPPAVARCATARGGLGRRIVRFAGANPDTESRGEPGSAGLPLCAAACWDHAETVHALLAHGADPNLREDDGTSFTPLMWAAANGHHRTARLLLEGRADPDAGHGGRTPLMAAAERGSIAVVRALLRHGAAPRLTDAQGRTACDMARELSGKDVEGELRRKAGASPDAPGEILRSPRPEGTELVQLLIRAPGGIHTAEYQQETGHAAIVALLEENAPD